A genomic window from Carassius carassius chromosome 29, fCarCar2.1, whole genome shotgun sequence includes:
- the LOC132109683 gene encoding leucine-rich repeat transmembrane protein FLRT1-like: protein MATESLVELRDWLFLLLLCLTLLVEVLEFATAAAAEAALGEAELQGDVPCPSACRCDDGFIYCNDRGLSIIPPLPLTAAVLYLQNNRIDNAGLPTSLERRLTVRVVYLYDNELDDFPTHLPPSLRELHLQDNNIRTLPRSALARLPLLEKLHMDDNSVSTVSIEDKAFANNPRLRLLFLSRNHLSSIPSGLPASLEELRLDDNRISTIPTHAFRGLSSLRRLFLDGNLLANQRIADDTFSRLSNLTELSLVRNSLQAPPLNLPSMHLLRLYLQDNAIAHMPRGSLDGMQRLQKLDLSGNNLTTLPKGLFKDLDSLSQLLVRGNPWYCGCNLRWLHDWLHERGSSVTVRGLTCHGPERLRGMALRDLTSQLEDCEVSVDSAGGMVGNDGVKKEKSYFPTQAPATTTPPLLQGSLFTLRSRRPGHKYSDISQDSLGGGSGVTGKSLLISVKPLTPETVHITWQASQPVPSFRLSWLRLGNSPAMGSITETLVPGDRREYLLTQLQPQSSYIICLVPLSGNNGKRTSFTASGGLNINTNSEHEHPACAKTETDPLEQPISDQDSDRETDQLSALPLAGIIGGATALVSLFLIFGIFCWYGHRAGYLAPGDQSIYGRDVVGSRGASKHYDDYVESGTIKDTSILEIRAHGFQMTPMSAQQPLQPKAKVEDMTYIHTIFPSNNATLYRSTLNHTGNPGYGTNRGYREGGIPDIDYSYT from the coding sequence ATGGCCACAGAGAGCCTAGTTGAACTCCGTGATTGGTTGTTCCTACTTCTTCTATGCCTGACATTATTGGTTGAAGTCCTAGAGTTCGCAACAGCTGCTGCAGCAGAGGCAGCTCTCGGAGAGGCAGAGCTTCAGGGAGACGTGCCATGCCCCTCAGCTTGCAGGTGTGATGATGGCTTCATTTACTGCAATGACCGTGGCTTGAGTATCATCCCACCATTACCATTAACGGCAGCTGTGCTCTATCTGCAAAACAACCGCATAGACAATGCTGGGCTACCAACATCTTTAGAGCGACGACTGACTGTGCGAGTAGTTTACCTTTATGATAATGAACTTGACGATTTTCCAACACATCTGCCTCCGTCGCTACGAGAACTTCACCTACAAGACAACAATATACGAACTTTACCCCGTTCCGCTCTTGCACGGCTCCCCCTACTGGAGAAGCTTCACATGGATGACAATTCCGTTTCAACCGTAAGTATAGAAGACAAAGCATTCGCCAACAATCCGAGGCTGCGTCTTCTTTTCTTGTCACGCAACCACCTCTCGAGTATACCATCAGGACTGCCTGCATCACTTGAGGAACTCCGCCTAGACGACAATCGGATTTCAACTATTCCAACACATGCATTTCGGGGTCTCTCCTCTCTAAGACGTCTCTTCCTTGATGGGAATCTGCTAGCAAATCAGCGTATAGCAGATGATACATTCTCACGGCTGTCTAATCTCACAGAGCTCTCTCTGGTTCGGAACTCACTCCAGGCACCACCATTAAACCTTCCAAGTATGCATCTTCTTCGCCTTTATCTACAGGACAATGCCATAGCCCACATGCCACGAGGCTCCCTGGATGGAATGCAAAGGTTACAGAAACTGGATCTATCAGGTAACAACTTGACAACTCTCCCGAAAGGTTTATTTAAGGACCTGGACAGCCTTTCACAATTACTTGTCCGAGGAAATCCTTGGTACTGTGGCTGTAACCTCCGCTGGCTTCATGACTGGTTGCATGAGCGAGGTTCATCAGTGACTGTGAGAGGTTTAACTTGCCATGGACCCGAGAGACTAAGAGGCATGGCACTAAGAGATCTTACAAGTCAGTTGGAAGATTGTGAGGTCAGCGTAGATTCTGCAGGAGGAATGGTTGGAAACGATGGAGTAAAGAAGGAGAAAAGTTATTTTCCAACACAAGCACCAGCTACAACAACCCCTCCACTTCTGCAGGGTTCTCTCTTTACCCTCAGATCCAGACGACCAGGCCATAAGTATTCAGATATTAGCCAGGACAGTCTTGGAGGTGGAAGTGGGGTTACAGGTAAATCATTACTAATCAGTGTAAAACCTCTCACACCCGAGACAGTTCATATTACCTGGCAGGCTTCACAGCCAGTCCCCTCCTTCAGACTTTCCTGGTTGCGACTAGGCAACAGTCCTGCAATGGGGTCAATCACAGAAACACTTGTGCCAGGGGATCGCCGTGAGTATTTACTTACGCAACTACAGCCCCAGTCAAGTTACATCATCTGCTTGGTGCCTCTCTCTGGAAACAATGGTAAAAGAACCTCTTTTACAGCAAGTGGGGGTTTAAACATTAACACAAACTCAGAGCATGAGCACCCTGCTTGTGCCAAAACAGAGACGGATCCCCTCGAGCAGCCTATTTCAGACCAGGACAGTGATCGAGAAACTGACCAACTGTCAGCCCTACCACTTGCTGGAATTATTGGAGGTGCAACAGCATTGGTGTCTTTGTTCTTAATTTTTGGCATCTTCTGCTGGTACGGACACCGTGCGGGGTACCTTGCACCAGGTGACCAGTCTATATATGGTAGAGATGTTGTTGGCTCACGAGGTGCCAGCAAACACTACGATGACTATGTTGAGTCTGGAACCATAAAAGACACGTCCATCTTAGAAATCAGAGCTCATGGCTTTCAAATGACACCAATGTCTGCCCAACAGCCTTTGCAGCCCAAGGCAAAAGTTGAGGATATGACATACATTCATACTATCTTTCCCTCTAATAATGCAACTCTATATAGGAGCACCCTGAACCACACAGGAAATCCAGGCTATGGAACAAATCGAGGGTACAGAGAAGGGGGAATACCAGACATAGATTACTCATACACGTGA
- the LOC132109685 gene encoding fermitin family homolog 3-like has product MAAWDLNVTVEDLGPDAPPLQISVNSELHIGGVILKLVEQTNLKRDWSDHALWWEQKQQWLLRTGWTLDKCGVHADARLIFTPQHKPLRLGLPNGATLKMRACFSSPVFRTVMGICRVLNLRHPEELSLLRPVEEKKKKKDKDSSEELYDLTDVPLTAGSVQALYNGMPAHFADSPKTEAVYKMLSVSLPSPAPEAIAKLYRPASVVDKTHIHTRWLDSSRSLMQQGIQENDKLGLRFKYYSFHDMDPKYDAVRLTQLYEQARWAILLEDIDCTEEEMMLFGALQYHIGKLSLSQDMVSSCQGMDDLESALKSLEVKMVGDSNSTDMLDNMTAPELNDYLKIFRPKRLTLKGYKQYWCKFQDTSISYYKSKEDRYGEPIQQLNLKGCEVAPDVNVAGQKFCIRLLIPAPEGMNEIYLRCENEKQYSQWMAACKLASKGLTLLDSSYQSEVQNIQTFLSMQRSSSAAPTAQTDDSINTHSLVSPRYQKKYKPKQLTPRILEAYQNVAQLSLTSAILKFLQIWQALPDFGISYFMVRFKGSRKDEVLGIANNRLIRIDLGVGDVVKTWRYSNMRQWNVNWDIRQVAIEFDGNINIAFGCVNADCKVVHEYIGGYIFLSTRARQQSDTLNEELFHKLTGGHEAL; this is encoded by the exons ATGGCAGCGTGGGACCTTAACGTCACAGTGGAGGATCTTGGCCCTGATGCACCACCCCTTCAGATCAGTGTGAACTCTGAGCTACACATTGGCGGAGTTATTCTCAAATTAGTTGAGCAGACCA ATCTGAAGAGGGACTGGTCCGATCATGCGCTGTGGTGGGAGCAGAAGCAGCAGTGGCTGCTGCGGACCGGCTGGACACTGGACAAATGTGGGGTCCACGCAGACGCTCGCCTGATCTTCACCCCACAGCACAAGCCTCTGCGACTGGGCTTGCCGAATGGGGCTACGCTGAAAATGCGAGCCTGTTTCTCCAGTCCTGTATTTCGCACAGTCATGGGCATCTGCAGGGTTCTCA ATTTGCGTCACCCAGAGGAGCTCTCCTTGCTCCGTCCTGttgaggagaaaaagaaaaagaaagacaaagattCCTCAGAAGAGCTCTATGATCTTACTGATGTTCCCCTAACCGCAG GCTCTGTTCAAGCTCTGTACAATGGCATGCCGGCTCATTTTGCTGACTCTCCAAAGACTGAGGCTGTGTATAAAATGCTGTCTGTCAGCTTGCCCTCACCTGCTCCTGAAGCCATCGCTAAACTCTACCGGCCAGCCAGTGTGGTGGACAAAACACATATTCACACCAG GTGGCTGGATTCATCTCGTTCACTAATGCAGCAGGGAATACAGGAGAATGACAAACTAGGGCTCCGTTTCAAATACTACAGTTTCCATGATATGGATCCCAAG TATGATGCGGTGCGTTTGACGCAGTTGTATGAACAAGCTCGCTGGGCTATTCTCTTGGAGGACATAGACTGCACAGAAGAGGAAATGATGCTTTTTGGAGCCCTGCAG TACCACATAGGAAAACTGTCCTTGTCTCAGGACATGGTCTCTTCCTGTCAAGGGATGGATGACTTGGAGTCTGCCCTGAAATCCCTGGAGGTCAAGATGGTGGGAGatagcaacagcacagacatGCTG GATAACATGACTGCCCCAGAGCTGAAtgactatttgaaaatatttcg GCCTAAGAGACTTACTCTCAAGGGTTACAAACAATACTGGTGCAAATTTCAGGACACATCGATCTCCTATTATAAAAGTAAAGAGGACCGCTATGGAGAGCCCATTCAACAACTGAACCTGaaag GTTGTGAGGTTGCCCCTGATGTCAATGTAGCAGGCCAGAAATTCTGTATCAGACTCCTCATTCCTGCTCCAGAAGGCATGAATGAAATCTACTTGCGATGTGAAAAT GAGAAGCAGTATTCTCAGTGGATGGCCGCCTGTAAGCTGGCATCCAAAGGCCTGACGTTATTGGACAGCTCGTATCAAAGTGAGGTACAGAACATCCAGACGTTCCTTTCAATGCAGCGTTCCAGCTCTGCAGCTCCCACGGCACAAACCGATGACAGCATCAACACACACAGCCTCGTCTCACCGAGATACCAGAAGAAATACAAGCCCAAACAG TTAACCCCTCGTATCCTGGAGGCCTATCAGAATGTCGCCCAGCTCTCTTTGACGTCTGCCATCTTGAAGTTCCTGCAGATCTGGCAAGCTTTGCCTGATTTTGGAATTTCCTACTTCATGGTCAG GTTTAAGGGCAGTCGTAAAGACGAAGTTCTGGGCATCGCTAACAACCGTCTGATCCGTATAGACCTGGGGGTCGGAGATGTGGTGAAGACGTGGCGTTATAGTAATATGAGACAGTGGAATGTTAATTGGGACATACGACAG